From Streptomyces durmitorensis, a single genomic window includes:
- a CDS encoding ABC transporter substrate-binding protein, which yields MNRPPLPRTLAAAVLLTTGLLTTGCGAEVEPTAKNKAETVTVNNCGKDVTYTRPERPVAYDVSGAEKMFSLGLADRMRGYVMNKLGDPSIKGSPWRTDYADVERLGTERITREIVVDAKADFVLAGWNSGFSEERGITPALLDKVGSASYLHTETCWDYGDKSVDVTPLEALYTDLDNLGRIFGVEKRAEKVVTDLKGRVTALKKTWPEKGDPAKVFVYDSGTDQPFTAGRHAAPNDIIKAAGATNVFDGLDKGWTTVGWEPVIKAKPEVIVIIDYADQPAKEKIAYLKSLPGLKSVPAVKEGRFFVMSYGDAVSGPRNVKGAEDLGGYLRSVGR from the coding sequence ATGAACCGACCACCGCTGCCCCGCACCCTGGCAGCCGCCGTGCTGCTCACGACCGGGCTCCTGACCACCGGCTGCGGCGCCGAGGTCGAGCCGACGGCGAAGAACAAGGCGGAGACGGTCACCGTCAACAACTGCGGCAAGGACGTCACGTACACCCGTCCCGAGCGTCCGGTGGCCTACGACGTCAGTGGCGCCGAGAAGATGTTCTCCCTCGGTCTCGCCGACCGGATGCGCGGCTACGTCATGAACAAGCTCGGCGACCCCTCCATCAAGGGCTCGCCCTGGCGCACGGACTACGCCGACGTGGAGCGCCTGGGCACCGAGCGCATCACCCGGGAGATCGTGGTCGACGCCAAGGCCGACTTCGTCCTCGCCGGGTGGAACTCCGGCTTCAGCGAGGAGCGCGGCATCACGCCCGCCCTCCTGGACAAGGTCGGGTCCGCCAGCTATCTGCACACCGAGACATGCTGGGACTACGGCGACAAGAGCGTCGACGTCACGCCCCTTGAGGCGCTCTACACCGACCTGGACAACCTGGGCCGGATCTTCGGCGTGGAGAAGCGGGCCGAGAAGGTCGTCACCGACCTCAAGGGGCGCGTCACCGCCCTGAAGAAGACCTGGCCCGAGAAGGGCGACCCGGCCAAGGTCTTCGTCTACGACTCGGGGACCGACCAGCCCTTCACCGCAGGGCGCCATGCCGCACCGAACGACATCATCAAGGCAGCGGGCGCGACGAACGTCTTCGACGGCCTCGACAAGGGCTGGACGACGGTGGGCTGGGAACCGGTCATCAAGGCGAAGCCCGAGGTCATCGTCATCATCGACTACGCGGACCAGCCCGCCAAGGAGAAGATCGCCTACCTGAAGTCGCTCCCCGGCCTGAAGTCGGTCCCGGCCGTGAAGGAGGGCCGCTTCTTCGTCATGTCCTACGGCGACGCCGTCAGCGGCCCGCGCAACGTCAAGGGCGCCGAGGACCTGGGCGGCTACCTCCGGTCGGTCGGGCGGTGA
- a CDS encoding pyridoxal-phosphate dependent enzyme yields the protein MAAAPAATVHGHITDAMKAPDLLRLSDNVVLARFETMKVYAALGAVRTLLERGTVRPGQTLVDSSSGIYALALAMACHRYGLGCHIVASTTVDAAMRAQLEILGATVDQMPPSDSLRLDQERRVRRVRQLLVERGDLHWMRQYHDGVHYAGYEEFADLVDAALPDAPLTVVGAVGTGASTGGLVQPLRERGREVRLLGLQPFGSVTFGSEDFSDPEAIIAGIGSSIPFDNVRHDLYDTLHWVDFRHAMAGAVDLLRAHAVFAGLSTGAAHLVTAWEAARNPDRMHLVIGADTGHRYTERVFSRHQEALDPRTLKPHQITDLADLALPWSAMEWNRRSYDVRTKKHEDVRTKKHEKEGKAS from the coding sequence ATGGCAGCGGCCCCCGCGGCCACCGTCCACGGGCACATCACCGACGCGATGAAAGCCCCCGACCTGCTGCGGCTCTCCGACAACGTCGTCCTGGCACGCTTCGAGACGATGAAGGTGTACGCGGCGCTCGGCGCGGTCCGCACCCTCCTCGAACGCGGCACCGTACGGCCCGGCCAGACCCTCGTGGACAGCTCAAGCGGCATTTACGCCCTTGCCCTCGCCATGGCCTGTCACCGCTACGGCCTCGGCTGCCACATCGTCGCCTCCACCACCGTCGACGCCGCGATGCGCGCCCAGTTGGAGATCCTCGGCGCGACCGTGGACCAGATGCCGCCCTCGGACAGCCTGCGGCTCGACCAGGAGCGGCGGGTGCGGCGGGTGCGGCAACTGCTCGTCGAACGCGGCGACCTGCACTGGATGCGGCAGTACCACGACGGCGTCCACTACGCCGGCTACGAGGAGTTCGCGGACCTGGTCGACGCCGCCCTGCCCGACGCCCCGCTGACCGTGGTCGGAGCCGTCGGCACCGGTGCCTCCACCGGCGGACTCGTCCAACCGCTGCGCGAACGCGGCCGTGAGGTACGGCTGTTGGGGCTTCAGCCCTTCGGCAGCGTCACCTTCGGCAGCGAGGACTTCAGCGACCCCGAGGCGATCATCGCCGGGATCGGCAGCTCGATCCCCTTCGACAACGTCCGCCACGACCTGTACGACACCCTCCACTGGGTCGACTTCCGGCACGCCATGGCGGGAGCCGTCGATCTGCTGCGCGCCCACGCGGTGTTCGCGGGCCTCTCCACCGGGGCGGCCCACCTAGTCACGGCCTGGGAGGCGGCCCGCAACCCGGACCGTATGCATCTGGTGATCGGCGCCGACACGGGACACCGCTACACCGAGCGGGTCTTCTCCCGTCACCAGGAGGCCCTCGACCCGCGCACCCTCAAGCCGCACCAGATCACCGACCTGGCCGACCTCGCCCTGCCGTGGTCGGCGATGGAGTGGAACCGGCGCAGCTACGACGTACGCACGAAGAAGCACGAGGACGTACGCACCAAGAAGCACGAGAAGGAGGGGAAGGCATCGTGA
- a CDS encoding ATP-grasp domain-containing protein has translation MTIAALEALTFGLGRLVEAAGAAGHRLCLLTGDRAVYRHELDRLEPGALDIVDVDTRDTAASAAALAAVPGLKGLINSTDTWSVPGADLAAELGLPGPDPAAVRLLRDKSRVRNLLHEQDLSRGPGLTIPADPSAADEVLQRIGLPVVLKDSAGTSSRNVWLVRDERQLHTALREAAQRPFAGGLFAEPFFAGPVYSAETLSWAGETKLLGVLSRQMSSEPSVREEAAAFPVALPEPEFALIEDWVGRVLRTADHDADFAHVEFVLTTDGPQLVEINRRIGGALVGEALCRALRTNVYDATIAVALGLRPALLDAPAATGPATGFVLVYPDRPGTLTGWTGLDGLAAFPGSPEWYPTAAPGDRLEHVNDQRGCTGIVLAEGVTAELALHRALSAAGSIRPLVAAHAPE, from the coding sequence GTGACGATCGCCGCCCTGGAAGCACTCACCTTCGGCCTCGGACGTCTGGTGGAGGCGGCCGGTGCCGCCGGGCACCGGCTGTGTCTGCTCACGGGCGACCGAGCCGTCTACCGGCATGAACTGGACCGCCTGGAACCGGGAGCACTCGACATCGTCGACGTCGACACCCGTGACACGGCCGCGTCCGCCGCGGCCCTGGCCGCGGTGCCCGGCCTGAAGGGGCTCATCAACTCGACCGACACCTGGAGCGTGCCGGGCGCCGACCTCGCCGCCGAACTCGGCCTGCCGGGGCCCGACCCGGCCGCGGTCCGCCTCCTGCGGGACAAATCCCGGGTGCGCAACCTCCTCCACGAGCAGGACCTGAGCCGCGGCCCCGGCCTCACGATCCCGGCCGACCCCTCGGCGGCCGACGAGGTGCTCCAGCGGATCGGCCTGCCGGTGGTCCTCAAGGACTCGGCGGGCACCTCGTCGCGCAACGTCTGGCTGGTCCGCGACGAGCGGCAGCTGCACACCGCTCTCCGCGAGGCCGCCCAACGCCCCTTCGCCGGGGGGCTGTTCGCGGAACCCTTCTTCGCCGGGCCCGTCTACAGCGCGGAGACGCTCAGCTGGGCGGGCGAGACGAAGCTCCTGGGCGTGCTCAGCCGGCAGATGTCCTCCGAGCCCTCCGTCCGGGAGGAGGCCGCGGCCTTCCCCGTCGCCCTGCCGGAACCGGAGTTCGCCCTCATCGAGGACTGGGTGGGGCGCGTCTTGAGGACGGCGGACCACGACGCGGACTTCGCACACGTCGAGTTCGTCCTCACCACCGACGGTCCTCAGCTCGTGGAGATCAACCGTCGCATCGGCGGCGCACTCGTCGGAGAGGCACTGTGCCGCGCCCTGCGCACGAATGTGTACGACGCGACGATCGCCGTGGCACTGGGCCTGCGCCCCGCCCTGCTCGACGCACCGGCGGCCACGGGCCCCGCCACGGGATTCGTCCTCGTCTACCCCGACCGGCCGGGCACCCTCACCGGATGGACCGGCCTCGACGGCCTCGCCGCCTTCCCCGGCTCGCCCGAGTGGTATCCCACCGCGGCCCCCGGCGACCGCCTGGAGCACGTGAACGACCAGCGCGGCTGCACCGGGATCGTCCTCGCCGAGGGCGTGACCGCGGAACTGGCCCTGCACCGTGCGCTCAGCGCGGCCGGGAGCATACGGCCGCTCGTCGCCGCCCACGCCCCGGAGTGA